One Candidatus Bathyarchaeota archaeon DNA window includes the following coding sequences:
- a CDS encoding nucleotidyltransferase domain-containing protein: protein MERKYKSRLLLLREWRSVVRSILQAVEGLYPEADVYLVGGVAENRTTVNSDVDIAIVFKSSLSKNSRISILTRIWESIEDAVPMYYPLEIHILDVNEFAKLKGRKVKISKTASRLL from the coding sequence TTGGAGAGAAAGTATAAAAGCAGGCTTCTACTCCTGCGCGAGTGGAGAAGCGTAGTACGTAGCATCTTACAGGCTGTAGAAGGGCTTTATCCTGAAGCCGATGTCTATCTCGTAGGTGGTGTGGCAGAAAACAGAACTACCGTGAACAGCGACGTCGACATAGCTATAGTGTTTAAATCGAGTCTGAGTAAAAACAGCCGGATCAGCATCTTAACACGTATATGGGAATCTATAGAGGACGCAGTACCCATGTACTATCCGCTAGAAATACATATACTCGACGTTAACGAGTTCGCAAAGTTAAAGGGAAGAAAGGTAAAAATCTCGAAGACCGCTTCGAGGCTTCTATAA
- a CDS encoding HEPN domain-containing protein has translation MSGEYSALLRRRALNALKWARRAFEDGDYDTAVREAEYAVQLYVKSVIHRVLGEEVRGHSLRELLGILVSALIEGGLEEEAREVADYIRRHRRELAELTEAHTRAVYGLIEYGRREAEILLKSAESVIAAVKDLEAKVFGEKV, from the coding sequence ATGAGTGGTGAGTATTCAGCCTTGTTAAGGAGGAGAGCTTTAAACGCGTTGAAGTGGGCTAGAAGGGCCTTCGAGGATGGGGATTACGACACGGCTGTCCGTGAGGCGGAGTACGCCGTTCAGCTATACGTTAAGTCCGTCATACACCGTGTGTTAGGTGAGGAGGTTAGAGGCCATAGCCTCCGGGAACTCTTAGGGATACTAGTATCGGCTCTGATAGAAGGGGGTCTCGAAGAAGAGGCAAGGGAGGTTGCAGACTATATTAGAAGACACAGACGGGAGCTGGCTGAGTTAACCGAAGCCCATACGCGCGCCGTATATGGGCTTATAGAGTATGGCAGACGGGAGGCGGAAATATTGCTTAAATCAGCCGAAAGCGTCATCGCGGCTGTTAAGGATTTGGAGGCGAAAGTGTTTGGAGAGAAAGTATAA
- a CDS encoding PD40 domain-containing protein, translated as MLCEHRSSLHIQQVHPHPRFSPDGNQILYTSDVSGYGNLYLVKISRFESLPKLDGLKSRTAKR; from the coding sequence ATACTCTGCGAACACCGTAGTAGCTTACACATCCAGCAGGTACACCCGCATCCAAGGTTCAGCCCAGACGGAAACCAGATCCTATATACGAGCGACGTATCTGGGTATGGAAACCTATACTTGGTTAAAATCTCAAGGTTTGAAAGTCTACCAAAACTTGATGGGTTGAAAAGCCGAACAGCTAAGCGGTGA